The nucleotide sequence TAAGAATAAAAATAGTTGAAAATAAAATGCCTCGGAAATTTCCGAGGCATTTTTTATAAGTAATATTTAAAAAACGTTTTATATAGCAACTTTGCTTATTTAAACAAACAAATGCACCAAGTGGTAAACGCCCATTGCAACTAATGCAGATACCGGTATGGTTAAAATCCAAGCCCATAATAACGAAATAGTTACACCCCAACGTACGGCTGATACACGTTTTGTGATACCCACTCCAATAATAGATCCGGTAATGGTGTGTGTGGTAGAAACCGGAATTCCCATGTGTTCTGTAACATATAAAGCAACAGCTCCGGCAGTTTCGGCAGCAACACCTTCCAACGGAGTTACCTTTGTAATTTTAGATCCCATTGTTTTAACGATTTTCCAACCACCGCTCATTGTTCCTAAACCAATAAAGATAAAAGATGCTAAAGGAACCCACCACCAGTGATCGACAAATAATTTAAAATGATCAACACCTTCTTGAAGGTATTGTGGATCAAAATCTATATTTACGTGATAAAAAATAACAGCGGCGCCAATGATACCCATTACTTTTTGGGCATCGTTTCCTCCGTGTCCCAAACTAAATAATGCCGATGATACCAATTGTAACCTTTTAAACCATTTTTCGGCCTTGTGGGGATTTGCTTTTCTACAAATCCACAAAATGGCGATGGTTATAAAGTAAGCCAGAAACATTCCTAAAAAAGGTGCCCCGAAAATAAATAGAAAGATAGGAATTACCTTTGCGTAAACAATTACATCTTCGCCATTCACTACAAATCCACCGGCGTGTGCAATGGCAGCTCCAATAAATCCACCAATTAAAGTATGTGATGATGATGAAGGTATTCCCAGTTTCCATGTGGCTAAATTCCAAAGTATGGCAGCAACTAAACCTGCAAAGATTACCTCAAGCGTAATAAAGTTTTCATTGATAGATTTGGCAATGGTGTTACCAATTTTAAATTCGCCAATAACATATAAGGATATAAAATATGCAGCAAAATTAAATACTGCCGCCCATAAAACTGCTTGAAAAGGTGTTAAAACACGCGTGGTTACAATAGTAGCAATAGAGTTTGCAGCATCGTGAAACCCATTGATATAGTCAAAGCCTAAAGCTAAAACAATGATTATTATAAGCATAATTCCTTGGGGTCTGCTTATGATATCTGTAAATGCACTTAAAAACATTTCCATAATTAGTTGTATGTTTTAATTGATTTACGCGTATTTAACAGTAATAGTTTCCAGTACGTTTGCTACACGGCGGCAGCTGTCGGTTGCTGTTTCCAAAGCATCCATAACTTCTTTGTATTTAATAATTTCAATAACGTTTGTTTCGTTTTCAAAAATATCGGCAACTGCTTTGTCAAAAACTTTATCGGCTTTACGCTCTAAACGCAAAATTACTTTACAACCTTCGGCTATTGCTTTTAAGTTTTTCATATCTTTTAAATCAAGTAAGCTTTGGGCAACCTGATTGCAAGCTTCTAAATTAGCTTCGGTTAATTTGCGTAAAGGTTTAGTTACCTTGTCAATTTGATACAAACGCATACGCGAAGCGGCATCACTTAAATGATCGGCAATTTCGTCAACAGCGGTCATTAAGTTATTTATATCTTCTCTGTCAAAAGGCGTTATAAAGTGGCGTTCTAATTCTACGCGGGTAGTTTGAACAATCGCTTCTATTTCCGATTTTAAAATCTCTACTTCCTTTAATAATTTTTCTCTGTCGTTAGCTGGTAAGTTTACCGCTTCGTGCAATGTTTCCGATAATAATTTAATTTTATTAGCGGCTTGTTCAAACAAAGGGTAAAATGTTTTATCCTTTGGAACTAAAAACTGAAAGATTGAATTTAATGACATGTGTTTATTAATTTTTTCGCACTGCGAAAGTAATACTCTAATGTTAACTTAATATTAAGTTTACATCTAAGGTAAAAAAAATAAATCAACGAACGCTTTTTTTATAAATCGAATGAATATTTGTAATTTAGCAAAATTCAAAGAACTTAAACGAAATTTTATAAAAAATGGACTTAAACTTCAATAAAAACGAAGATCATAATAAATTACTTTTATCAGAATTAAAACAAAGATTTGCCAAAGTTAAATTGGGCGGTGGCGAAAAAAGAATTGCTAAACTACACGAACAAGGAAAAATGACCGCTCGCGAGCGTATTGATTTTTTGTTTGATAAAGATTCAAAATCAATCGAAATCGGTGCGTTTGTTGGCGATGGTATGTATAAAGAACACGGCGGTTGTCCATCGGGCGGTGTTGTAGTTAAAATTGGCTACGTTAACAAAAAGCAGGTAATTGTTGTAGCGAACGATGCTACGGTAAAAGCCGGTGCGTGGTTTCCAATTACAGGTAAAAAGAACTTGCGAGCTCAAGAAATCGCCATTGAAAACCGTTTGCCGATTATTTATTTGGTTGATTCTGCCGGAGTTTATCTGCCAATGCAAGATGAAATTTTCCCTGATAAAGAAAACTTCGGACGTATTTTCCGTAACAATGCCATTATGTCGTCTATGGGAATTACCCAAATTGCAGCCGTAATGGGTAGTTGTGTTGCCGGTGGGGCTTATTTGCCAATTATGAGCGATGAGGCCTTGATTGTTGATAAAACCGGATCGATTTTTTTAGCAGGATCTTATTTGGTAAAAGCAGCAATTGGCGAATCTATCGATAATGAAACATTGGGTGGGGCAACAACACATACCGAAATTTCGGGTGTTACCGATTATAAAGCAAAAGACGATAAAGATTGTTTAGAAACCATTCGAAACATTGTTGGTAGAATGGGCGATTTTGATAAAGCAGGATTTAATAGAATCGATGCAAAAAAACCGGCGTTAGATCCAAACGAAATTTACGGAATTTTACCAAAATCTCGTAGCGAACAATACGATACTATGGAAATCATTAAACGTTTGGTTGATAATTCTGAATTTGATGAATACAAAGCAGGTTACGGACAAACAATTATTACCGGCTATGCACGTATCGACGGTTGGGCGGTTGGTATTGTTGCCAATCAGCGTAAGGTTGTGAAAACAACAGGAGCTAAAACCAAGCCAAGCGAAATGCAATTTGGTGGTGTAATTTATTCCGATTCTGCCGATAAAGCAACGCGTTTCATTGCAAACTGTAATCAAAAGAAAATTCCATTGGTTTTCTTACAAGATGTTACCGGTTTTATGGTTGGATCTAAATCTGAACACGGCGGTATTATTAAAGATGGCGCTAAAATGGTGAATGCTGTAAGTAATTCTGTTGTACCTAAATTTACCGTTATTATGGGGAATTCTTATGGTGCAGGAAATTATGCAATGTGCGGAAAAGCGTACGATCCACGTTTCTTTTTGGCTTGGCCAAGTGCAGAATTAGCAGTAATGGGCGGTGCACAGGCAGCAAAAGTTTTATTGCAGATAGAAGCATCATCTTTAAAAGCAAAAGGCGAGGAGCTAACTCCGGAAAAAGAAGCAGAATTGTTTGATAAAATTAAAGCGAAATACGATGCACAGGTATCACCATATTATGCAGCAGCCCGTTTATGGACCGATGCTATTATTGATCCGTTAGATACCCGCCAATGGATTTCTATGGGAATTGAAGCAGCGAATCATGCACCAATTGAAAAACCATTTAATTTAGGTGTTATCCAAGTATAAAGAGGTCGAAAGCCGAAAGTTATAAAGTCAAAAGTCAAAAGTCTGCTCAACGGCGGACTTTTTTAATCTGTTATCGTAAAATTGCCATTTGTATGTCATTATGAACGAAGTGAAAAAATTTTCGACTTTTGACATTCGACATTAAGACTAAAATAATGATAAAAGAAAATCCATCGTCTTTTGAAAGATATTTGCCATTAGTTACTGCAGTGGCTATGTTTATGCAATCGTTAGACGGAACCATACTTAACACATCGTTGCCAAGCATTGCTGTCGATATGAATTATTCGCCGTTAGAAATGCAATCGGTCATTGTTAGCTATACCTTAACGTTGGCATTGTTTATACCCTTATCAGGTTGGTTGTCAGATAAATTTGGTACAAAAAAAATGTTTATTCTTGCGGTATTTTTATTTACGCTGGGATCGCTTTTTTGTGCCTTATCGATCGATTTGCTTACCTTGAATTTATCGCGAATTCTTCAGGCTATCGGTGGATCAATGATGGTACCCATTGCACGGTTGGCAATTTTATACCAGTATCCGCGCAATCAGTTGTTAAAAATAATGAATTACATTACCATTCCCGGATTGTTAGGTCCGGTTATTGGTCCCAGTTTAGGCGGATTTTTATCAGATAATTTTTCGTGGCATTGGATCTTTCTGGTAAATCTTCCGGTGGGAATATTGGGAATGATCCTCGCATGGAAAATTATGCCTAATTACAAAAATACCGTTGGTAAATTTGATGTTTTAGGATTGGTGTATTTTAGTCTGGCGCTGGTTTTTATAACCCTTGCTATGGAGTTAAGCAGCGTAGGTATCAATCATTACAGCTTAATTTTGGCTTTAGTGTTTTTTGCAGGATTGCTTTTTGTGCTGTATTACAAACATTTTAAAAGAACCAATAAACCTATTATCAATCTAAATCTTTTTAAGATCAGAACACTTCGTATTGGTTTAATAGGTAGCTTAATTACCCGTTTTGGCATCAGCGGATTACCTTTTTTGTTGCCATTGATGATGCAGGTTGGCTTTGGGTTTTCGGCATCAAAAGCCGGCATAATGTTGCTTCCTTCAGCACTAACCACCATTGCCGTAAAACCGTGGATTGTTAAAATTGTAAAATATTTTGGTTACCGAAAGGTTTTAATAAGCAACACGTTGTTTTTAGCGACTATTATTTTTGTGTTTAGTTTTATGCAGAAAGATACACCGCTAATGTATTATATTTTGCTAATGATTGCTTACGGAGCTTTTACATCAATACAAATGACGGCGATGAACACTATTTCGTTAGCCGATTTAAATGACGACCAGGCAAGTGGCGGTAACAGTTTGCTGGCAATTATGCAGCAACTCTCTATAAGTTTCGGAATATCTATTGCAGCTTTGGTTTTAGCTTTCTTTAAAGACCAAATGGATTTTTACCGTGGCGATTTAGTCACTGCTTTTCATTTAACCTTAATAACACTGGCAGTTTTAACCGCTATATCAAGTTTAACGTTTACCAAATTAAAACGCAACGACGGACAAAAGCTATCGGAGTAAACGCTGTTTTTTATGCAAGATAGATGAATGATAATTTAAAACAATACCATTTTATTTCCATTCCTTTAATCAGCACAAACAAATAATTTTTTATCTTTACACAATAAACTGCTAATGAATGAGAGCATATATATCTGTTGATACAGAAACAAGAAAACTG is from Flavobacterium dauae and encodes:
- a CDS encoding acyl-CoA carboxylase subunit beta, which translates into the protein MDLNFNKNEDHNKLLLSELKQRFAKVKLGGGEKRIAKLHEQGKMTARERIDFLFDKDSKSIEIGAFVGDGMYKEHGGCPSGGVVVKIGYVNKKQVIVVANDATVKAGAWFPITGKKNLRAQEIAIENRLPIIYLVDSAGVYLPMQDEIFPDKENFGRIFRNNAIMSSMGITQIAAVMGSCVAGGAYLPIMSDEALIVDKTGSIFLAGSYLVKAAIGESIDNETLGGATTHTEISGVTDYKAKDDKDCLETIRNIVGRMGDFDKAGFNRIDAKKPALDPNEIYGILPKSRSEQYDTMEIIKRLVDNSEFDEYKAGYGQTIITGYARIDGWAVGIVANQRKVVKTTGAKTKPSEMQFGGVIYSDSADKATRFIANCNQKKIPLVFLQDVTGFMVGSKSEHGGIIKDGAKMVNAVSNSVVPKFTVIMGNSYGAGNYAMCGKAYDPRFFLAWPSAELAVMGGAQAAKVLLQIEASSLKAKGEELTPEKEAELFDKIKAKYDAQVSPYYAAARLWTDAIIDPLDTRQWISMGIEAANHAPIEKPFNLGVIQV
- a CDS encoding DUF47 domain-containing protein — its product is MSLNSIFQFLVPKDKTFYPLFEQAANKIKLLSETLHEAVNLPANDREKLLKEVEILKSEIEAIVQTTRVELERHFITPFDREDINNLMTAVDEIADHLSDAASRMRLYQIDKVTKPLRKLTEANLEACNQVAQSLLDLKDMKNLKAIAEGCKVILRLERKADKVFDKAVADIFENETNVIEIIKYKEVMDALETATDSCRRVANVLETITVKYA
- a CDS encoding inorganic phosphate transporter, which encodes MEMFLSAFTDIISRPQGIMLIIIIVLALGFDYINGFHDAANSIATIVTTRVLTPFQAVLWAAVFNFAAYFISLYVIGEFKIGNTIAKSINENFITLEVIFAGLVAAILWNLATWKLGIPSSSSHTLIGGFIGAAIAHAGGFVVNGEDVIVYAKVIPIFLFIFGAPFLGMFLAYFITIAILWICRKANPHKAEKWFKRLQLVSSALFSLGHGGNDAQKVMGIIGAAVIFYHVNIDFDPQYLQEGVDHFKLFVDHWWWVPLASFIFIGLGTMSGGWKIVKTMGSKITKVTPLEGVAAETAGAVALYVTEHMGIPVSTTHTITGSIIGVGITKRVSAVRWGVTISLLWAWILTIPVSALVAMGVYHLVHLFV
- a CDS encoding DHA2 family efflux MFS transporter permease subunit, encoding MIKENPSSFERYLPLVTAVAMFMQSLDGTILNTSLPSIAVDMNYSPLEMQSVIVSYTLTLALFIPLSGWLSDKFGTKKMFILAVFLFTLGSLFCALSIDLLTLNLSRILQAIGGSMMVPIARLAILYQYPRNQLLKIMNYITIPGLLGPVIGPSLGGFLSDNFSWHWIFLVNLPVGILGMILAWKIMPNYKNTVGKFDVLGLVYFSLALVFITLAMELSSVGINHYSLILALVFFAGLLFVLYYKHFKRTNKPIINLNLFKIRTLRIGLIGSLITRFGISGLPFLLPLMMQVGFGFSASKAGIMLLPSALTTIAVKPWIVKIVKYFGYRKVLISNTLFLATIIFVFSFMQKDTPLMYYILLMIAYGAFTSIQMTAMNTISLADLNDDQASGGNSLLAIMQQLSISFGISIAALVLAFFKDQMDFYRGDLVTAFHLTLITLAVLTAISSLTFTKLKRNDGQKLSE